From one Vannielia litorea genomic stretch:
- a CDS encoding phospholipid-binding protein MlaC, giving the protein MKTFTAANDTGILTRRSLLTGAAALTASALTLPREAFALSAGASQQLVTAAVNDINKVIASGKSERAMYGDFQRIFVRYSDLNYISFYSLGSAARSASKAQMQAYTQAFSGYISRKYGRRFREFIGGRIEVKGARSVKNWIEVDTMAVLRGSAPFDVTFFVSDKSGSHKFFNLFIADVNMLLTERTEIGAMLDRRGGKIDALIADLKRA; this is encoded by the coding sequence ATGAAGACTTTTACGGCGGCCAATGACACCGGCATCCTGACCCGGCGCAGCCTTCTGACCGGAGCCGCAGCGCTGACCGCGTCCGCGCTGACCCTACCGCGCGAAGCCTTCGCGCTTTCGGCCGGCGCATCGCAGCAACTTGTGACGGCAGCGGTCAACGACATCAACAAGGTGATCGCTTCGGGCAAGTCCGAACGCGCGATGTATGGCGATTTCCAGCGCATCTTTGTGCGCTACTCGGATCTCAACTACATCTCCTTCTACTCGCTCGGCTCCGCGGCCCGCAGTGCCTCGAAGGCGCAGATGCAGGCCTACACTCAGGCGTTCTCTGGCTACATCTCCCGCAAGTACGGGCGGCGGTTCCGCGAGTTCATCGGGGGCCGGATCGAGGTGAAGGGCGCCCGCAGCGTGAAGAACTGGATCGAGGTCGATACCATGGCGGTTCTGCGCGGCAGTGCGCCGTTCGATGTGACGTTCTTCGTCAGCGACAAGAGCGGGAGCCACAAGTTCTTCAACCTCTTCATCGCCGATGTGAACATGCTGCTGACCGAGCGCACCGAAATCGGGGCGATGCTCGACCGGCGCGGTGGCAAGATCGACGCGCTGATCGCGGATCTCAAACGCGCGTGA
- a CDS encoding VacJ family lipoprotein, with amino-acid sequence MFHRANLRRSGTVLLLTLATLLAGCTPNTSGEAIFDPYEKQNRKVHAFNKGVDRTFGGGKGGGIGKAVPAPVTQGLSNLSTNFSQPSYMMNHLLQGNMESAMRNFWRVVVNTTVGVGGLFDPATKIGLHDDATDFGLTLAKHGVPEGAYIELPILGPSTERDVAGKILDTVLNPLQGVIKAEDQRKIAGVKVLSRAGDRAKYSETVDSVLYDSADSYAQARIIYLQNRRGRAGDTASAEAEADEVYDSYEDFYGGQ; translated from the coding sequence TTGTTTCATCGAGCCAACCTTCGCCGCAGCGGGACCGTCCTGCTGCTGACCCTCGCCACCCTTTTGGCGGGCTGCACGCCCAACACATCAGGCGAGGCGATCTTTGACCCCTACGAGAAGCAGAACCGCAAGGTTCATGCCTTCAACAAGGGGGTGGATCGTACCTTTGGCGGTGGCAAAGGTGGCGGGATCGGCAAGGCTGTTCCGGCGCCGGTGACGCAGGGCCTGTCGAACCTCTCGACCAACTTCAGCCAGCCCAGCTACATGATGAACCACCTGCTGCAAGGCAACATGGAAAGCGCCATGCGCAACTTCTGGCGCGTGGTGGTAAACACGACCGTCGGCGTTGGCGGGCTCTTCGACCCGGCCACCAAAATCGGCCTCCATGATGATGCCACCGACTTTGGCCTGACCCTCGCCAAGCATGGCGTGCCGGAGGGGGCCTACATCGAGTTGCCCATCCTTGGCCCGTCGACCGAGCGCGACGTGGCCGGCAAGATCCTCGATACCGTGCTCAACCCGCTGCAGGGTGTCATCAAGGCGGAAGACCAGAGAAAAATCGCGGGCGTGAAGGTGCTCTCACGCGCCGGTGATCGGGCAAAGTATTCGGAAACCGTCGATTCTGTTCTATATGACAGTGCAGACAGCTACGCTCAGGCGCGGATCATCTACCTGCAAAACCGCAGGGGACGGGCCGGCGATACGGCGTCGGCAGAAGCAGAGGCAGACGAGGTTTACGATTCCTATGAAGACTTTTACGGCGGCCAATGA
- a CDS encoding type I secretion system permease/ATPase — protein sequence MRMSDTAKGLAELRAARAKARGLFHSVFLFSIFVNLLMLTGPLFMLQVYDRVLGSRSEETLAALFVLVAFLFLMMGLLDYARGRVMARVAARFQRDVEGRVFSAVLAAESRSPGNELAASGLRDLDSVQRFFASPTLLAIFDAPWTPLFIAAIFLFHPALGLLAVGGGAVLVAVTLLNQTRTRRPALEAAGQREATERMADQMRTEAETIQSLGMRGSTFARWQNARQASSDRALVASDRAGGYGTTTRTLRLFLQSAMLALGAYLVLQGSLTAGQMIAGSILLGRALAPIEQLIGQWETASRASKGWKSLGQLLTAVQAEKPRTELPTPRALLDVSQATVVPPGESQASLRMISFRLEPGQAMGVIGQSGAGKSTLARALTGVWPTAGGRIRLDGASLDQYDPDTLGRYIGYLPQRVTLFEGTIAENIARLSPQPNAEAVVAAAKKAAAHDMIVKLPNGYDTPVAAAGGRLSGGQVQRIGLARALYGDPVILVLDEPNSNLDNDGSEALNKAIRAMKAAKKSVLIMAHRPAAIQECDVLMVLDGGLRKAFGPRDEVMKQMVKNHAEISRSTGKGGVT from the coding sequence ATGCGCATGTCCGATACGGCAAAAGGGCTGGCCGAGCTGCGCGCCGCCCGCGCCAAGGCACGTGGCCTGTTTCACTCGGTCTTTCTGTTCTCGATCTTCGTCAACCTGCTGATGCTCACCGGCCCGCTCTTCATGTTGCAGGTTTACGACCGGGTTCTCGGCTCGAGGTCTGAAGAAACGCTGGCCGCCCTCTTCGTGCTGGTCGCCTTCCTGTTCCTGATGATGGGCCTGCTCGACTATGCCCGAGGCCGGGTGATGGCGCGTGTCGCAGCGCGGTTTCAACGCGACGTGGAGGGGCGCGTGTTTTCGGCCGTTCTGGCAGCCGAGAGCCGCTCACCCGGCAATGAACTGGCCGCGAGCGGGTTGCGGGACCTCGACAGCGTGCAGCGGTTCTTCGCCTCACCCACCCTGCTGGCGATCTTCGATGCGCCGTGGACACCGCTCTTCATTGCCGCGATCTTCCTGTTTCACCCCGCGCTGGGGCTGCTTGCGGTCGGCGGCGGCGCGGTGCTTGTGGCAGTAACCCTGCTGAACCAGACCCGCACCCGCCGCCCCGCACTTGAGGCAGCAGGCCAGCGCGAAGCGACCGAGCGGATGGCCGACCAGATGCGCACCGAGGCCGAGACCATCCAGTCTCTCGGCATGCGCGGCTCAACTTTTGCCCGCTGGCAGAACGCCCGGCAGGCCTCGTCCGACCGCGCGTTGGTGGCCTCCGACCGGGCGGGCGGATATGGCACCACGACCCGCACCCTGCGCCTTTTTCTGCAATCGGCCATGCTCGCACTCGGGGCATACCTCGTTCTGCAAGGCTCACTCACCGCAGGGCAGATGATTGCAGGTTCCATCCTGCTCGGCCGCGCTCTTGCCCCCATCGAGCAACTCATCGGCCAGTGGGAAACCGCAAGCCGCGCCTCCAAGGGGTGGAAATCGCTTGGCCAGCTTCTCACCGCCGTACAGGCTGAGAAACCCCGCACCGAACTGCCCACACCGCGCGCCTTGCTCGATGTGAGCCAGGCTACCGTCGTGCCACCCGGCGAGAGCCAGGCTTCGCTGCGGATGATCAGCTTCCGGCTCGAACCGGGGCAAGCCATGGGGGTGATCGGGCAGTCCGGCGCGGGCAAGAGCACTCTGGCCCGGGCGCTCACCGGTGTTTGGCCCACGGCGGGCGGGCGCATCCGGCTCGATGGCGCCTCGCTCGACCAGTACGACCCCGACACGCTTGGCCGTTACATCGGTTACCTGCCGCAGCGGGTCACCCTGTTCGAGGGCACCATTGCCGAGAACATTGCCCGGCTGTCGCCCCAGCCCAACGCCGAGGCCGTGGTCGCCGCCGCCAAGAAGGCCGCCGCACACGATATGATCGTTAAGCTGCCGAACGGCTATGACACGCCGGTCGCCGCAGCCGGTGGCCGGCTCTCCGGCGGGCAGGTCCAGCGCATCGGGCTGGCGCGCGCGCTCTACGGCGATCCGGTAATTCTGGTTCTGGATGAGCCCAACTCCAACCTCGACAATGATGGCTCGGAGGCGCTTAACAAGGCGATCCGCGCCATGAAGGCCGCCAAGAAATCGGTGCTGATCATGGCCCACCGCCCCGCCGCGATTCAGGAGTGCGATGTGCTCATGGTGCTGGATGGTGGCCTGCGAAAGGCCTTTGGGCCGCGTGATGAGGTGATGAAGCAGATGGTTAAGAACCACGCCGAAATTTCGCGCTCCACCGGCAAGGGAGGCGTGACATGA
- a CDS encoding HlyD family type I secretion periplasmic adaptor subunit: MNLSARRPLILGFIALLLLIGGFGTWATFSNISGAIIASGQIEVEQNRQIVQHPDGGVVDKVLVVEGDIVAAGEVVIQLDASELTSELAIVEGQLFEIMARAARLGAERDEAESLEFAKELSDRATGWPEIAELVEGQSRLFEARKESLAKEAEQLARRKGQIDNQVEGIDAQSASLTRQLELIEKELETQRGLFDRGLVSYDKVLTLEREQARLSGEIGRLSASRAEAEGRITELDIEILKLAADRREEAITQLRDISAQEAELMERRQALNVRLSRLDIRAPVAGVVYGLTVNTPRSVIRPADPVLYLIPQDRPLVIAARVQPIHIDQVYVGQDAVLRFPAFDSRTTPELSGKVMQVSADAFTDERSQSTFYRAEIRLNEGEMSKLAGKAILPGMPVESFIRTEDRSPLAYLVKPLTDYFNKAFRES, translated from the coding sequence ATGAACCTCTCTGCTCGTCGCCCGCTGATTCTTGGTTTCATTGCCCTGCTCCTGCTGATCGGCGGCTTTGGCACATGGGCCACCTTCTCCAACATCTCCGGCGCCATCATTGCCAGCGGCCAGATCGAGGTGGAGCAGAACCGGCAGATCGTTCAGCACCCAGATGGCGGGGTGGTCGACAAGGTGCTGGTGGTCGAGGGCGATATCGTCGCCGCCGGCGAAGTGGTGATCCAACTCGATGCCTCGGAACTCACCTCCGAATTGGCCATCGTGGAGGGTCAGCTGTTTGAGATCATGGCCCGCGCCGCCCGGCTGGGTGCCGAGCGGGACGAGGCCGAGTCGCTGGAGTTCGCCAAGGAGCTCTCGGACCGGGCCACGGGATGGCCGGAGATTGCCGAGTTGGTCGAGGGCCAGTCGCGGCTCTTTGAGGCCCGTAAGGAGTCGCTCGCCAAGGAAGCCGAGCAACTGGCCCGCCGGAAGGGGCAGATCGACAATCAGGTGGAGGGAATCGACGCCCAGAGCGCCTCGCTCACCCGCCAGCTCGAACTGATCGAGAAAGAGCTCGAAACCCAGCGCGGCCTCTTCGACCGGGGTTTGGTGAGCTATGACAAGGTGCTGACGCTGGAGCGCGAACAGGCGCGGCTTTCAGGCGAGATCGGGCGGCTGAGCGCCTCTCGTGCAGAGGCCGAGGGCCGGATCACCGAATTGGATATCGAGATTCTCAAGCTCGCCGCCGACAGACGCGAGGAGGCGATTACCCAACTGCGGGATATTTCGGCGCAAGAGGCCGAGCTGATGGAACGGCGGCAGGCGCTGAACGTGCGCCTCTCACGGCTCGATATCCGGGCACCCGTGGCCGGCGTCGTCTACGGGCTGACGGTCAACACCCCCCGCTCGGTGATCCGGCCCGCCGACCCGGTGCTCTACCTCATCCCGCAAGACAGGCCGCTGGTCATCGCCGCGCGGGTCCAGCCGATCCACATTGATCAGGTCTACGTCGGGCAAGATGCGGTTCTGCGCTTTCCCGCCTTCGACAGCCGCACCACCCCCGAACTCTCGGGCAAGGTGATGCAGGTCTCCGCCGATGCCTTCACCGATGAGCGCAGCCAGTCCACGTTCTACCGCGCCGAGATTCGGCTGAACGAGGGCGAGATGAGCAAGCTGGCGGGCAAGGCGATCTTGCCCGGCATGCCGGTCGAAAGCTTCATTCGGACGGAAGATCGCAGCCCGCTGGCCTATCTGGTCAAGCCGTTGACAGATTACTTCAACAAGGCGTTCCGCGAGAGTTGA